The genomic window GGGTTCGGTTTCAGGAAGTGGAAAATAACCGCAGGGCCGAGCGGGCTTGACGGGGTGCTGGAGGAGCGGTCGGAAATGCTCGACAGAAAGTACGGTTTTACCTTCAGGTTCCAGCAGATCCGTGACGCTGTCCGCAAACTTGTTGAAGACGAGGGGTACTCCTTCAAGCACCAGGTCTGGGGAAAACTGTAGAACGACGGTGAAAATCTGATATAATAAATAAACTAAATTTACTGCTCTTTTTGCAAGGAGGCACCAATGCCGGGCATAGACGCAGTTGCTCCTGTGAACAGCATACAGATCGCTGCCCCCGTCGCCGGCCAACCGAGACGGGAAGGCATTCGGCGTGCCGAGCAGGAGGTCCTTCGCCAGGAAATGGCCTTGCGGAACTCCGGAGATGTGACGTCCACGGTCTACCGTTTCTCCGTGGGACCGGACGGGAAGACGTATATCACCGGTGCGACGGTGACGGTCCGCACGACGGCGGAGGAAGAATCCGGCGGCAAAGTTCCGGCCCCCGGTGAAGGGGCCGGGCGGACAAAACGGGATAAAACCCCTCCGGATGAAAAGGGAAAGACGAACGCCTCAGGAGAAGATGAGACGACGGCAGCGAAGCTAAAAAACATCGAGCGGGACGTCATAGCCCATGAGGCGGCCCATAGGGCCGCGGGCGGCCAGTATGCCGGGCCGGTCTCCTACAGCTACGCCACAGCACCCGACGGTACCCGGTACATTGTCGGGGGAGAAGTGTCCATCTCGGCTCCGGAGGGCAAAACACCCGAGGAGACCATCCGGATCATGGAACAGGTGAAACGGGCGGCCCTTGCCCCCGGTTCGCCTTCACCGCAGGACATCCAGGTGGCGGCGGCAGCTTCCGCGGCCCAGATGCGCGCCCGGACGGAAATGGCGAAAGGAGACGCATCCCGTGCCTACTCCGGAACAGAAAACAGTGTTTACGGCCGACGGGACGGGGAAATTTCCCTGACGGCGTGAAAATGCCCCATTTTCCTACATGAATGAAAAGAGGGCGCCTTGGCAGAGCAGGGCGTCCTCTTTTTCTTTTCCTCTTCCACGGTGAGGGACTTTTTCGGATTTCCAGCGCGGTTGCACACCGCTTCAACATCGAGCACGGCCCCCTGCATCCCCTGCAGGAAAGGAATAAGCCACATTCCATTGGTAGAAAACCTCCCTGGAGGATGCGGCCCTGAGAGCGAAGACTCTCCTGAGGCGCTGAAAATCCGGGAAAACAGCGGAACGTAGAAAAACGCCTACGTATATTCCATATTGAAATAGGCCTGAATTTAGGAAATAGTAAATTGCCTGTTTTTTTACTTTTAGGTTGAATTAAGCGTGCAATTATGGTAGGTTAATTTCAGCTCAATAATTTCGATCTTCTTTCAATTCGTTCTCCATTTTCTCAGAACTTCGTTTTACGTTTTTTCTTTTCAGCTTTTGCCGCGCCATGCAGCTCGAATCAGCCGTGCTCCGGGATGTAAGGAGGTGAAATGGATGAATACCATCACCATGGTTTGGCTTGGAATTATGGCCGTCATCGGCATCGTCATGATCGTCATGAAAAAGAAAATGAGCGCAAAGGACGAAGACTGACACCCTTTTTTCCGCCCCCTCTCGGGGGCGTTTTTACCCCCCCAAAGTTAATGCATTTTTCAAAAAACACCGATACAACATCAAAGGGGGGAGCTCCATGGAAAAAATGAAGACCGCACGGGTATCTCCCGTGTCTTCCGTTAACCCGGCCCAGGCGGGGCGAGTCGTCGGAAAACCGGCGAAAGAACGGCCGAAACAGAACAAAAAGCGCTTCAGAGAGTTTCTTCACCCTTCCGGGGGCGAACGGTCGGAAGAGGGAAGGGAAGAACGGCTTGATAGATTTGCGTGACAGCCGGTCTTACCGGGAGAATAACGGGGCCGCCCGTCATGAGCGGCCCCCGTTATTCTCCCGGGCGTCAGACGCCTGCCCTGGCAAAGACCCCGTCCACCATTTCCCGGGCCTCTTCCTGGATTCTCCTGAGATGGTCCTCGCTGATGAAGCTCTCGGCATATATCTTATACACGTCCTCGGTGCCGGAGGGCCGAGCGGCAAACCACCCGTTTTCGGAAGTCACCTTCAGGCCGCCGATGGGGGCCCCGTTTCCGGGTGCCGCCGTCAGCTTGGCGAGAATGGGCTCGCCCGCCAGGGTATCTCCCTCTACTGCCTCGGGAGTGAGCTTTTTGAGCAGCTTTTTCCGTTCCGGTCCGGCGGCGGCATCGATCCTCGCGTAGTAGGGAACGCCGAGCCTCGCCGTGATCCTGTCATACCGTATGCCGGGGTGCTCTCCCATGACCGCCAGGATCTCCGCTGCCAGGAGGGTGAGGATGATGCCGTCCTTGTCGGTGGACCACACCGTGCCATCCTTCCTGAGGAAGGACGCCCCGGCGCTTTCCTCGCCGGCGAATCCCATGGAGCCTTCGAGCAGCCCCTCCACGAACCACTTGAATCCCACCGGGACCTCGATGCATTTCCGCCCCACCGAGCGGGCAACCTTGTCGATAAGCGAACTGGAGACAAGGGTCTTTCCCACGGCGGCGTCCTCCCTCCATCCGGGCCTGTGAGTGAAAAGGTATTCCACCGCCACGGCCAGGTAGCTGTTCGGGGGAAGAAGCCCCCGGTCGGGTACCACGATTCCGTGACGGTCGAAGTCCGTGTCGTTGCCGAAGGCGATGTCGTACCTGTCCTTCAGGTTGACCAGGCCTGCCATGGCATAGGGGGATGAGCAGTCCATGCGGATCTTGCCGTCCCAGTCCACGGTCATGAAGGAAAATGTTGGGTCCACCGCCGGATTGACCACTTCCAGCTTCAGGCCGTATCTCGAAGCGATCACGTCCCAGTAGGCCACGCCGGAGCCGCCCATGGGATCGGCGCCGATGGAGACTCCCGACCGGGCGATGGCCTGGAGGTCCAGAATGGCCCCGAGGTCGTTTACATAGGGAACCACAAAATCCGTCGCCCTGACGGAATCCGACTTCAGTGCGGAGGAAAAGGAGAGCCTTCTGACCCCTTTCCCGCCGGTCGTCAGGATTTCGTTGGCCCGTGCCTGGATCGCATCGGTTATCTCCGGGGCGGCAGGGCCTCCCGAAGGGGGGTTGTACTTGAAGCCCCCGTCCTCCGGAGGGTTGTGGGACGGGGTGATAACCACGCCGTCGGCGAGTCCGGATGTCCGGCCCCTGTTCCATTCCAGGATGGCGTGGGAAATCACGGGCGTGGGGGTGTATCCTCCTCCCTCCTGGACCACCGTTTCGACGCCGTTGGCGGCAAAAACCTCCACTGCAGTCCTGAAGGCCGGTTCGGAGAGGGCATGGGTATCTTTCCCCACGAAGAGGGGGCCAGTGATCCCCTTTCCGGCCCTGTATTCCGCTATGGCCTGGGAGATGGCAAG from Aminivibrio sp. includes these protein-coding regions:
- a CDS encoding LPXTG cell wall anchor domain-containing protein gives rise to the protein MNTITMVWLGIMAVIGIVMIVMKKKMSAKDED
- the pgm gene encoding phosphoglucomutase (alpha-D-glucose-1,6-bisphosphate-dependent) yields the protein MTISSLAGHRPPHTMLVSIPGLVSAYYTDQPDPENPLLLVSFGTSGHRGSSLKGSFNEAHILAISQAIAEYRAGKGITGPLFVGKDTHALSEPAFRTAVEVFAANGVETVVQEGGGYTPTPVISHAILEWNRGRTSGLADGVVITPSHNPPEDGGFKYNPPSGGPAAPEITDAIQARANEILTTGGKGVRRLSFSSALKSDSVRATDFVVPYVNDLGAILDLQAIARSGVSIGADPMGGSGVAYWDVIASRYGLKLEVVNPAVDPTFSFMTVDWDGKIRMDCSSPYAMAGLVNLKDRYDIAFGNDTDFDRHGIVVPDRGLLPPNSYLAVAVEYLFTHRPGWREDAAVGKTLVSSSLIDKVARSVGRKCIEVPVGFKWFVEGLLEGSMGFAGEESAGASFLRKDGTVWSTDKDGIILTLLAAEILAVMGEHPGIRYDRITARLGVPYYARIDAAAGPERKKLLKKLTPEAVEGDTLAGEPILAKLTAAPGNGAPIGGLKVTSENGWFAARPSGTEDVYKIYAESFISEDHLRRIQEEAREMVDGVFARAGV
- a CDS encoding putative metalloprotease CJM1_0395 family protein: MPGIDAVAPVNSIQIAAPVAGQPRREGIRRAEQEVLRQEMALRNSGDVTSTVYRFSVGPDGKTYITGATVTVRTTAEEESGGKVPAPGEGAGRTKRDKTPPDEKGKTNASGEDETTAAKLKNIERDVIAHEAAHRAAGGQYAGPVSYSYATAPDGTRYIVGGEVSISAPEGKTPEETIRIMEQVKRAALAPGSPSPQDIQVAAAASAAQMRARTEMAKGDASRAYSGTENSVYGRRDGEISLTA